One window of Podarcis raffonei isolate rPodRaf1 chromosome 15, rPodRaf1.pri, whole genome shotgun sequence genomic DNA carries:
- the HOATZ gene encoding cilia- and flagella-associated protein HOATZ isoform X3, giving the protein METPRPETPRPEAPPTTADAAAMASPTPLPSPAFLAFTGSCEQDVTLAKSFWNSVTLQPPLESRLGPRRDSASCSSSRKGSRSEASSGTSLQIPRTPDNKKEDDKSTDNSVAGEIDLKEQHIKKSKKREEIIALLKKQREERIAKWYLIHISRRPDLVKAKLKKRYQIPTLRIKKV; this is encoded by the exons ATGGAGACGCCGAGGCCGGAGACGCCGAGGCCTGAGGCCCCTCCGACGACGGCAGACGCGGCCGCCATGGCTTCTCCGACGCCGCTGCCTTCTCCCGCCTTCCTGGCCTTCACGGGCTCCTGCGAGCAGGACGTGACGCTGGCCAAGTCCTTCTGGAACTCCGTCACCCTCCAGCCGCCGCTCGAGTCCCGCCTGGGGCCGCGAAGGGACTCggccagctgctccagctccaGGAAGGGCTCCCGGTCGGAGGCGTCGAGCGGTACCAGCCTGCAAATCCCCCGCACCCCCGACAACa AAAAAGAAGATGACAAAAGCACGGACAATAGTGTTGCTGGGGAAATTGATTTGAAGGAACAGCATATTAAGAAG AGCAAGAAGAGAGAAGAAATAATAGCATTACTGAAGAAACAAAGGGAAGAGAGGATTGCG AAATGGTATCTGATCCACATAAGCCGAAGACCAGACCTCGTGAAAG CGAAATTAAAAAAAAGGTACCAGATTCCGACCTTGAGGATAAAGAAAGTGTAA
- the HOATZ gene encoding cilia- and flagella-associated protein HOATZ isoform X5, translating into METPRPETPRPEAPPTTADAAAMASPTPLPSPAFLAFTGSCEQDVTLAKSFWNSVTLQPPLESRLGPRRDSASCSSSRKGSRSEASSGTSLQIPRTPDNKKEDDKSTDNSVAGEIDLKEQHIKKSKKREEIIALLKKQREERIAKEMVSDPHKPKTRPRERVGCSGCSSSY; encoded by the exons ATGGAGACGCCGAGGCCGGAGACGCCGAGGCCTGAGGCCCCTCCGACGACGGCAGACGCGGCCGCCATGGCTTCTCCGACGCCGCTGCCTTCTCCCGCCTTCCTGGCCTTCACGGGCTCCTGCGAGCAGGACGTGACGCTGGCCAAGTCCTTCTGGAACTCCGTCACCCTCCAGCCGCCGCTCGAGTCCCGCCTGGGGCCGCGAAGGGACTCggccagctgctccagctccaGGAAGGGCTCCCGGTCGGAGGCGTCGAGCGGTACCAGCCTGCAAATCCCCCGCACCCCCGACAACa AAAAAGAAGATGACAAAAGCACGGACAATAGTGTTGCTGGGGAAATTGATTTGAAGGAACAGCATATTAAGAAG AGCAAGAAGAGAGAAGAAATAATAGCATTACTGAAGAAACAAAGGGAAGAGAGGATTGCG AAAGAAATGGTATCTGATCCACATAAGCCGAAGACCAGACCTCGTGAAAG AGTTGGTTGTTCTGGCTGCAGCAGTTCCTACTAG
- the HOATZ gene encoding cilia- and flagella-associated protein HOATZ isoform X1: METPRPETPRPEAPPTTADAAAMASPTPLPSPAFLAFTGSCEQDVTLAKSFWNSVTLQPPLESRLGPRRDSASCSSSRKGSRSEASSGTSLQIPRTPDNKKEDDKSTDNSVAGEIDLKEQHIKKSKKREEIIALLKKQREERIAKEMVSDPHKPKTRPRESEIKKKVPDSDLEDKESVSALP, translated from the exons ATGGAGACGCCGAGGCCGGAGACGCCGAGGCCTGAGGCCCCTCCGACGACGGCAGACGCGGCCGCCATGGCTTCTCCGACGCCGCTGCCTTCTCCCGCCTTCCTGGCCTTCACGGGCTCCTGCGAGCAGGACGTGACGCTGGCCAAGTCCTTCTGGAACTCCGTCACCCTCCAGCCGCCGCTCGAGTCCCGCCTGGGGCCGCGAAGGGACTCggccagctgctccagctccaGGAAGGGCTCCCGGTCGGAGGCGTCGAGCGGTACCAGCCTGCAAATCCCCCGCACCCCCGACAACa AAAAAGAAGATGACAAAAGCACGGACAATAGTGTTGCTGGGGAAATTGATTTGAAGGAACAGCATATTAAGAAG AGCAAGAAGAGAGAAGAAATAATAGCATTACTGAAGAAACAAAGGGAAGAGAGGATTGCG AAAGAAATGGTATCTGATCCACATAAGCCGAAGACCAGACCTCGTGAAAG CGAAATTAAAAAAAAGGTACCAGATTCCGACCTTGAGGATAAAGAAAGTGTAAGTGCTTTACCTTGA
- the HOATZ gene encoding cilia- and flagella-associated protein HOATZ isoform X2 produces METPRPETPRPEAPPTTADAAAMASPTPLPSPAFLAFTGSCEQDVTLAKSFWNSVTLQPPLESRLGPRRDSASCSSSRKGSRSEASSGTSLQIPRTPDNKKEDDKSTDNSVAGEIDLKEQHIKKSKKREEIIALLKKQREERIAVKWSIILFLMRAKTLGAKLKKRYQIPTLRIKKV; encoded by the exons ATGGAGACGCCGAGGCCGGAGACGCCGAGGCCTGAGGCCCCTCCGACGACGGCAGACGCGGCCGCCATGGCTTCTCCGACGCCGCTGCCTTCTCCCGCCTTCCTGGCCTTCACGGGCTCCTGCGAGCAGGACGTGACGCTGGCCAAGTCCTTCTGGAACTCCGTCACCCTCCAGCCGCCGCTCGAGTCCCGCCTGGGGCCGCGAAGGGACTCggccagctgctccagctccaGGAAGGGCTCCCGGTCGGAGGCGTCGAGCGGTACCAGCCTGCAAATCCCCCGCACCCCCGACAACa AAAAAGAAGATGACAAAAGCACGGACAATAGTGTTGCTGGGGAAATTGATTTGAAGGAACAGCATATTAAGAAG AGCAAGAAGAGAGAAGAAATAATAGCATTACTGAAGAAACAAAGGGAAGAGAGGATTGCGGTAAAGTGGAGTATTATTCTTTTCTTAATGCGGGCCAAAACTTTGGGAG CGAAATTAAAAAAAAGGTACCAGATTCCGACCTTGAGGATAAAGAAAGTGTAA
- the HOATZ gene encoding cilia- and flagella-associated protein HOATZ isoform X6, translated as METPRPETPRPEAPPTTADAAAMASPTPLPSPAFLAFTGSCEQDVTLAKSFWNSVTLQPPLESRLGPRRDSASCSSSRKGSRSEASSGTSLQIPRTPDNKKEDDKSTDNSVAGEIDLKEQHIKKSKKREEIIALLKKQREERIARN; from the exons ATGGAGACGCCGAGGCCGGAGACGCCGAGGCCTGAGGCCCCTCCGACGACGGCAGACGCGGCCGCCATGGCTTCTCCGACGCCGCTGCCTTCTCCCGCCTTCCTGGCCTTCACGGGCTCCTGCGAGCAGGACGTGACGCTGGCCAAGTCCTTCTGGAACTCCGTCACCCTCCAGCCGCCGCTCGAGTCCCGCCTGGGGCCGCGAAGGGACTCggccagctgctccagctccaGGAAGGGCTCCCGGTCGGAGGCGTCGAGCGGTACCAGCCTGCAAATCCCCCGCACCCCCGACAACa AAAAAGAAGATGACAAAAGCACGGACAATAGTGTTGCTGGGGAAATTGATTTGAAGGAACAGCATATTAAGAAG AGCAAGAAGAGAGAAGAAATAATAGCATTACTGAAGAAACAAAGGGAAGAGAGGATTGCG CGAAATTAA
- the HOATZ gene encoding cilia- and flagella-associated protein HOATZ isoform X4 — protein sequence METPRPETPRPEAPPTTADAAAMASPTPLPSPAFLAFTGSCEQDVTLAKSFWNSVTLQPPLESRLGPRRDSASCSSSRKGSRSEASSGTSLQIPRTPDNKKEDDKSTDNSVAGEIDLKEQHIKKSKKREEIIALLKKQREERIAKWYLIHISRRPDLVKELVVLAAAVPTRNDS from the exons ATGGAGACGCCGAGGCCGGAGACGCCGAGGCCTGAGGCCCCTCCGACGACGGCAGACGCGGCCGCCATGGCTTCTCCGACGCCGCTGCCTTCTCCCGCCTTCCTGGCCTTCACGGGCTCCTGCGAGCAGGACGTGACGCTGGCCAAGTCCTTCTGGAACTCCGTCACCCTCCAGCCGCCGCTCGAGTCCCGCCTGGGGCCGCGAAGGGACTCggccagctgctccagctccaGGAAGGGCTCCCGGTCGGAGGCGTCGAGCGGTACCAGCCTGCAAATCCCCCGCACCCCCGACAACa AAAAAGAAGATGACAAAAGCACGGACAATAGTGTTGCTGGGGAAATTGATTTGAAGGAACAGCATATTAAGAAG AGCAAGAAGAGAGAAGAAATAATAGCATTACTGAAGAAACAAAGGGAAGAGAGGATTGCG AAATGGTATCTGATCCACATAAGCCGAAGACCAGACCTCGTGAAAG AGTTGGTTGTTCTGGCTGCAGCAGTTCCTACTAGAAATGACAGCTAA